A region from the Geotrypetes seraphini chromosome 10, aGeoSer1.1, whole genome shotgun sequence genome encodes:
- the LOC117368674 gene encoding toll-like receptor 13: MLLDCQDQIWKTPRSGLAVSRRLDQKIPDQRVTYHKDKAQWMLEVSLPVIHGVNRDLVLLQQQKKKAEGGMKGSHTWCHRLTSWSFLLALWVPLLDCYGYSKCLLADKNPNYADCVGNEIANLTTAIQNLPNRTQWLNASQNMVIILEAGTFAHLPGLQELRLSRNRIENLEDGTFRGLGNLSFLDLSFNQLSYLAPSALIELQVLHVLDVSGNNLAHLQVWPWRSFLWLWKVGLSLNALTDFGVVARAFQGLPSLRDLDLSTNRISHLCSKENPVSLPALQHLNLRGNVLSVLDLTYCSLPGLQSLNLTRNDMSEVNVSSFLSTPSLMEVIFDENTLNISQLLGSPLSNLTALHWSSMRPALHQDSFMVCQVFQTMPRLTLLDIKHSKLSGPHLEVIGNCTNLTTLYLSTSPIVRLKQKELQPFRSLKTLFLNKCKLKELRNSTWATLVFLRTLILERNQLARLEDRLFQPLKNLHYLDLSKNYLTFLNHLAFYGQQNLRYLRFKGCKITTLTRDTFHYIRRLELLDVEDNSLSFIKAYTFSKLKCLKTLLLSGNRILTIQKNGFQGLSSLYHLTLSRNSIYKLSQDTFQPLKSLFSLDLSKNQLMTYNKFQSPNPFLHLKFLRELDLSSQMQTDPRNAPSRLFEGLKKLKKLHLNNNPSIFFHNLSFDPLTTLSELDISNIYTKREGSLHFGPEMFKGLGQLRCLNLDNSEVKDPPEDTFVHLTSLETLSLRYNGLRNISKNLMKNLFSLNYFDIYLNPLLCSCENYWFQNWSIFNQQVQIPLLGTYNCFGPGVTDINFTELDMTFCVFDIGLPLFISTFLLTTLTLVTSLLASKLRWTLRFGYYMLRAWWWGKPQRENKVYQYDAFVSCCSEDENWVVEKLLPHLEKQSPRRYKLCFSHRDFIPGHIYIDNVQNAIANSRKTLCIVSNRYLMSEWCQMEVELASSRIFYQQDDVLIVVFLEEIPNYRLSAYHRLRKLMRKNTYLSWPEEPAGQPLFWEKLKNLLDMAQSKEDIAQLCITRA, encoded by the exons ATGCTACTAGATTGCCAGGACCAGATCTGGAAAACCCCACGGTCAGGCCTGGCCGTGTCCAGGAGGCTAGACCAAAAAATACCAGATCAGCGAG TCACCTACCACAAGGATAAGGCTCAGTGGATGTTAGAAGTCTCACTTCCAGTCATCCATGGAGTGAATCGGGACCTGGTGCttttacaacaacaaaaaaaaaaggcagagggTGGCATGAAGGGTTCTCACACATGGTGCCACCGTCTTACCTCCTGGAGTTTCCTGTTGGCCCTGTGGGTCCCACTCCTGGACTGCTATGGGTATTCTAAGTGTCTCCTTGCAGATAAAAACCCAAATTATGCTGACTGTGTGGGAAATGAGATTGCCAACTTGACAACGGCCATTCAGAACCTTCCAAACAGGACTCAGTGGCTGAATGCATCCCAGAATATGGTAATCATTCTAGAGGCTGGGACCTTCGCCCACCTCCCAGGCTTGCAGGAGCTAAGGCTCAGTAGGAACCGGATTGAGAATCTAGAAGATGGGACGTTCAGAGGCCTGGGCAACCTCAGTTTTTTGGACCTTAGCTTCAACCAACTCTCCTATCTGGCCCCATCAGCCCTTATAGAGCTCCAGGTCCTGCATGTCCTGGATGTCAGCGGCAACAACCTTGCCCATCTCCAGGTGTGGCCTTGGAGGTCATTTCTGTGGCTGTGGAAAGTGGGCCTGTCCCTCAATGCCCTTACAGATTTTGGAGTGGTGGCCCGGGCCTTTCAGGGCTTGCCCTCGCTCCGTGATCTGGATCTAAGCACCAACAGGATCTCCCATTTGTGCTCCAAGGAAAATCCAGTTTCCCTACCAGCCCTTCAGCATTTAAACCTGCGAGGTAATGTCCTGTCTGTGCTGGACTTGACTTACTGCTCCCTACCTGGCCTGCAGTCTTTAAACCTCACTAGGAATGACATGTCAGAAGTGAACGTCAGCTCTTTCCTGAGCACACCCAGCCTGATGGAGGTGATCTTTGATGAAAATACATTGAACATCTCCCAGCTCCTAGGTAGTCCTCTTTCCAATCTTACTGCCCTCCACTGGTCCAGCATGAGGCCTGCCCTGCATCAGGATTCCTTCATGGTCTGCCAGGTTTTTCAAACTATGCCAAGACTGACATTGCTGGACATCAAACACTCCAAGCTTTCAGGCCCTCACTTGGAAGTCATTGGCAACTGCACCAACTTGACTACCCTTTACCTCTCCACCAGCCCCATAGTAAGGCTGAAACAGAAGGAGCTCCAGCCCTTCAGATCCCTGAAAACCCTCTTCTTGAACAAATGTAAATTGAAAGAACTTCGCAACAGCACATGGGCCACCCTAGTTTTCTTACGCACCTTGATTCTTGAACGAAATCAGCTTGCCAGACTGGAGGATCGCCTCTTCCAGCCCTTGAAAAACCTACACTATCTCGATCTCTCAAAGAACTACCTGACCTTCCTTAATCATTTGGCCTTCTACGGCCAGCAGAATCTACGCTACCTGAGATTCAAGGGATGTAAGATTACCACCCTGACCAGGGATACCTTCCATTATATTAGGCGACTTGAACTTTTAGATGTAGAGGACAACAGCTTATCCTTCATAAAGGCCTACACTTTTTCCAAACTGAAGTGCCTGAAGACACTCCTGCTATCTGGTAACAGAATCTTGACCATCCAGAAGAATGGCTTCCAGGGCCTCTCCTCCCTCTATCACCTCACTCTTTCCAGAAACAGCATCTATAAGTTATCCCAAGATACCTTCCAACCTTTGAAATCTCTCTTCTCACTGGACTTGAGCAAAAACCAGTTGATGACTTATAACAAGTTTCAGTCTCCCAACCCTTTCCTCCACCTCAAGTTCCTGAGGGAACTAGATCTGAGCTCTCAGATGCAGACAGATCCACGGAATGCCCCCAGCAGATTGTTTGAGGGTTTGAAGAAACTCAAGAAACTTCATTTGAATAATAATCCCAGCATTTTCTTCCACAATCTCTCCTTTGATCCCCTCACCACGCTCTCGGAACTGGACATCTCCAACATCTACACCAAGAGAGAAGGTTCCCTGCATTTTGGGCCGGAGATGTTTAAGGGCCTTGGTCagctcagatgtctcaatctagaCAACAGTGAGGTGAAAGATCCCCCAGAAGACACTTTTGTCCATCTAACCTCCTTGGAGACCCTGTCTCTGAGATACAATGGGCTCAGAAATATCAGTAAGAACTTGATGAAAAACCTATTTTCTCTGAATTACTTTGATATCTACTTGAATCCTCTTCTCTGCTCCTGTGAGAACTACTGGTTCCAGAACTGGTCCATCTTTAATCAGCAGGTTCAAATCCCCTTACTAGGTACCTACAACTGTTTTGGTCCTGGGGTGACAGATATCAACTTCACGGAGCTGGACATGACTTTCTGTGTCTTTGATATTGGTTTACCCCTCTTTATCAGCACATTCCTGCTCACCACATTGACCTTGGTCACATCACTGTTGGCCTCCAAACTGAGGTGGACACTGAGGTTTGGTTACTATATGCTGCGTGCCTGGTGGTGGGGGAAACCTCAGCGAGAGAACAAGGTCTACCAGTATGACGCCTTCGTGTCCTGCTGCTCAGAGGATGAGAACTGGGTAGTGGAGAAACTCCTACCACATCTGGAAAAGCAAAGCCCACGTAGGTACAAGCTCTGCTTCAGCCACAGGGATTTTATACCGGGCCACATCTACATTGACAATGTTCAGAACGCCATCGCCAACAGCCGCAAGACCCTGTGCATTGTCAGTAATAGGTATCTAATGAGCGAATGGTGCCAGATGGAGGTGGAGCTGGCCAGTTCCAGAATCTTCTACCAGCAGGATGATGTCCTCATTGTGGTGTTCCTAGAAGAAATCCCCAACTATAG GCTCTCTGCGTACCACCGGCTGAGGAAACTCATGCGAAAGAACACGTACCTGAGCTGGCCTGAGGAACCTGCCGGGCAACCTCTTTTCTGGGAGAAGCTCAAGAACCTCCTGGACATGGCACAGAGTAAGGAAGACATCGCACAGCTGTGCATCACCAGAGCCTGA